The following are encoded together in the Scyliorhinus torazame isolate Kashiwa2021f chromosome 6, sScyTor2.1, whole genome shotgun sequence genome:
- the scxa gene encoding basic helix-loop-helix transcription factor scleraxis yields the protein MSFAMLRSVPSRCLYPEISMLSEGDEELDSESSGSETSFSLGPYGAGGKRKRKARVPGVIRQRQAANARERDRTNSVNTAFTALRTLIPTEPADRKLSKIETLRLASSYISHLGNVLLLGEAGDGQPCHTSTSCYYPGSRVTETESNQPKQICTFCLSNQRRMNKDRDRKSTIRS from the coding sequence ATGTCTTTTGCCATGCTAAGATCTGTCCCTAGCCGCTGCCTCTACCCGGAGATCAGCATGCTGTCAGAAGGAGATGAAGAACTCGACAGTGAGAGCTCAGGTTCGGAGACATCCTTCAGTCTGGGACCTTATGGTGCAGGAGGAAAGAGGAAGAGGAAAGCCAGGGTGCCGGGAGTCATTAGACAGAGACAAGCCGCAAAtgccagggagagagacaggaccaACAGCGTCAACACGGCATTCACAGCGCTCAGGACCCTCATTCCCACCGAGCCTGCCGACAGGAAACTATCCAAAATAGAGACCCTGCGCTTGGCTTCCAGTTACATCTCGCACCTGGGCAACGTGTTGCTGCTGGGAGAGGCTGGCGATGGACAACCCTGTCACACGAGCACATCCTGCTACTACCCTGGCAGCAGGGTCACCGAGACAGAGAGCAACCAGCCCAAACAGATCTGCACCTTCTGTCTGAGCAACCAGAGGAGAATG